A part of Anabas testudineus chromosome 7, fAnaTes1.2, whole genome shotgun sequence genomic DNA contains:
- the si:ch73-206d17.1 gene encoding tyrosine-protein kinase STYK1 isoform X1 yields the protein MDVDTKCSNDTSLPTCYESSGLLAVIIIPSLLALSTVFVVALILCSLHKNKHRGQSTSTRFSNDQHSVSLSAAPVNTPKVQQALDPWEITEECVLEGLEFWQTGRYGPMCKGLLKKRDGASVAVVVKSLRDGPKHPEAKEFVEWVLFHARVCRHDNVVQMLHCQTKRLPMYLVLESCSPGNLLHFLWTLRNKDSNSGNRSLFSERSVFQVAKQVAAGLDYLMSEHRLVHGDVAARNILIGPGLSARVSGLGVAFRGRKADSAIRQRPAEVPLKWQAPEKIMMQLSIDRSDVWSFGILLYELVTLGSPPYPELEPVSVLPKLQGCYRMKRPETCGDPLYDLMKYCWMWSFKERPAFSAVIKLLQSSEHLADSRPLCVPEVIDIFEYNRKAGLLSNL from the exons ATGAGTCGTCAGGTCTGCTCGCAGTGATCATCATCCCCTCTCTGTTGGCTCTCAGCACAGTGTTCGTGGTGGCTCTGATTCTCTGCAGTCTCCataagaacaaacacagaggacagagcaCCTCGACTCGGTTTTCGAACG atCAACACAGTGTATCGCTGAGTGCAGCTCCTGTAAACACTCCAAAGGTCCAGCAGGCTTTGGATCCCTGGGAAATCACCGAGGAGTGTGTTCTTGAGGGATTAGAGTTTTGGCAGACAGGCCGCTACGGCCCCATGTGTAAAGGTCTGCTGAAGAAGAGAGATGGAGCTTCAGTTGCTGTGGTGGTGAAGTCACTCAGAG ACGGCCCTAAACACCCTGAAGCTAAGGAGTTTGTGGAGTGGGTCCTGTTCCATGCCAGAGTTTGTAGGCATGACAACGTGGTGCAGATGTTGCACTGTCAGACCAAGCGGCTCCCAATGTACCTGGTCTTAGAGTCCTGCAGCCCCGGGAACCTCCTTCACTTTCTCTGGACACTCAGAAAC AAAGATTCAAACTCTGGGAATCGATCGCTCTTCTCCGAGAGGTCAGTGTTTCAGGTGGCAAAGCAGGTTGCAGCTGGCCTG GATTACCTGATGTCAGAGCACAGGCTGGTGCATGGAGATGTTGCTGCCAGGAACATCTTAATTGGCCCGGGCCTCTCAGCCCGCGTGTCTGGACTGGGTGTGGCATTTCGAGGACGCAAAGCGGATTCAGCAATTAGGCAGAGGCCGGCGGAGGTGCCGCTCAAATGGCAGGCTCCAGAGAAGATTATGATGCAGCTCAGCATTGACAGGAGCGACGT GTGGTCATTTGGAATCTTACTGTATGAACTGGTCACATTAG GCTCTCCACCGTATCCGGAGTTGGAGCCTGTGTCAGTGCTTCCAAAGTTACAGGGGTGTTACCGAATGAAAAGACCAGAGACTTGTGGTGACCCTCT GTATGATCTGATGAAGTACTGTTGGATGTGGAGTTTCAAGGAGCGGCCTGCTTTCTCGGCCGTCATTAAACTGCTGCAGTCGTCGGAGCACCTGGCTGACTCTCGACCTCTGTGTGTTCCTGAAGTCATTGACATCTTCGAGTACAACAGAAAGGCTGGATTGCTCTCAAatctataa
- the si:ch73-206d17.1 gene encoding tyrosine-protein kinase STYK1 isoform X2, whose amino-acid sequence MDVDTKCSNDTSLPTCYESSGLLAVIIIPSLLALSTVFVVALILCSLHKNKHRGQSTSTRFSNDQHSVSLSAAPVNTPKVQQALDPWEITEECVLEGLEFWQTGRYGPMCKGLLKKRDGASVAVVVKSLRDGPKHPEAKEFVEWVLFHARVCRHDNVVQMLHCQTKRLPMYLVLESCSPGNLLHFLWTLRNKDSNSGNRSLFSERSVFQVAKQVAAGLDYLMSEHRLVHGDVAARNILIGPGLSARVSGLGVAFRGRKADSAIRQRPAEVPLKWQAPEKIMMQLSIDRSDVWSFGILLYELVTLGSPPYPELEPVSVLPKLQGCYRMKRPETCGDPL is encoded by the exons ATGAGTCGTCAGGTCTGCTCGCAGTGATCATCATCCCCTCTCTGTTGGCTCTCAGCACAGTGTTCGTGGTGGCTCTGATTCTCTGCAGTCTCCataagaacaaacacagaggacagagcaCCTCGACTCGGTTTTCGAACG atCAACACAGTGTATCGCTGAGTGCAGCTCCTGTAAACACTCCAAAGGTCCAGCAGGCTTTGGATCCCTGGGAAATCACCGAGGAGTGTGTTCTTGAGGGATTAGAGTTTTGGCAGACAGGCCGCTACGGCCCCATGTGTAAAGGTCTGCTGAAGAAGAGAGATGGAGCTTCAGTTGCTGTGGTGGTGAAGTCACTCAGAG ACGGCCCTAAACACCCTGAAGCTAAGGAGTTTGTGGAGTGGGTCCTGTTCCATGCCAGAGTTTGTAGGCATGACAACGTGGTGCAGATGTTGCACTGTCAGACCAAGCGGCTCCCAATGTACCTGGTCTTAGAGTCCTGCAGCCCCGGGAACCTCCTTCACTTTCTCTGGACACTCAGAAAC AAAGATTCAAACTCTGGGAATCGATCGCTCTTCTCCGAGAGGTCAGTGTTTCAGGTGGCAAAGCAGGTTGCAGCTGGCCTG GATTACCTGATGTCAGAGCACAGGCTGGTGCATGGAGATGTTGCTGCCAGGAACATCTTAATTGGCCCGGGCCTCTCAGCCCGCGTGTCTGGACTGGGTGTGGCATTTCGAGGACGCAAAGCGGATTCAGCAATTAGGCAGAGGCCGGCGGAGGTGCCGCTCAAATGGCAGGCTCCAGAGAAGATTATGATGCAGCTCAGCATTGACAGGAGCGACGT GTGGTCATTTGGAATCTTACTGTATGAACTGGTCACATTAG GCTCTCCACCGTATCCGGAGTTGGAGCCTGTGTCAGTGCTTCCAAAGTTACAGGGGTGTTACCGAATGAAAAGACCAGAGACTTGTGGTGACCCTCTGTGA
- the tmem269 gene encoding transmembrane protein 269 isoform X2, with protein MVMGMASILCSLNGHHHAACWLVLIGYLLDLADGAVARQLDACSALGAKLDDFADFTTFGIATSLLLRTPDLVDNVLCMCYAFSVFVRLCFFSSGIPFMYRGLPCIYSSAILSSASLLSGGNMAMLRVVAVAMILFMISQNFYPHDRVLESQAWKKVVYAGGIIVLFCSSFSPVCVYYLLWSISYILFPTSLWSSKV; from the exons ATGGTCATGGGCATGGCCTCCATTCTCTGCAGTCTTAATGG GCACCATCATGCTGCATGTTGGCTGGTTCTGATTGGCTACCTGCTGGATTTGGCAGATGGAGCGGTTGCCAGGCAACTCGATGCCTGCTCTGCACTGG GTGCAAAGCTAGACGACTTTGCTGACTTCACAACTTTCGGGATTGCCACGTCACTGCTCCTGAGGACACCTGACCTGGTGGATAATGTCCTGTGCATGTGCTACGCCTTCTCCGTGTTCGTCCGCCTCTGTTTCTTCTCAAGCG GGATCCCATTCATGTACCGTGGCCTGCCCTGCATCTACTCGTCGGCCATCCTGTCCAGTGCCTCTCTGCTGTCAGGGGGTAACATGGCCATGCTGCGGGTCGTCGCAGTGGCCATGATCCTCTTCATGATCAGCCAGAACTTCTACCCCCATGACAGAGTGCTGGAATCCCAGGCCTGGAAGAAAGTTGTTTACGCTGGAG gcATCATCGTGTTGTTCTGCTCTTCTTTCTCCCCTGTTTGCGTGTACTACCTGCTCTGGTCTATCTCCTATATTTTGTTCCCAACATCCCTTTGGAGCAGTAAAGTGTAA
- the tmem269 gene encoding transmembrane protein 269 isoform X1, producing the protein MILLTSSSGFFQCTNKLFLTDQVTALQIKEFARKNAANALSVANMVMGMASILCSLNGHHHAACWLVLIGYLLDLADGAVARQLDACSALGAKLDDFADFTTFGIATSLLLRTPDLVDNVLCMCYAFSVFVRLCFFSSGIPFMYRGLPCIYSSAILSSASLLSGGNMAMLRVVAVAMILFMISQNFYPHDRVLESQAWKKVVYAGGIIVLFCSSFSPVCVYYLLWSISYILFPTSLWSSKV; encoded by the exons ATGATCCTGCTGACCTCCTCCTCTG GTTTCTTCCAGTGCACCAACAAGCTCTTTCTGACTGATCAGGTCACCGCGCTCCAGATCAAGGAGTTTGCTCGTAAAAATGCAGCTAACGCCCTGTCGGTCGCCAACATGGTCATGGGCATGGCCTCCATTCTCTGCAGTCTTAATGG GCACCATCATGCTGCATGTTGGCTGGTTCTGATTGGCTACCTGCTGGATTTGGCAGATGGAGCGGTTGCCAGGCAACTCGATGCCTGCTCTGCACTGG GTGCAAAGCTAGACGACTTTGCTGACTTCACAACTTTCGGGATTGCCACGTCACTGCTCCTGAGGACACCTGACCTGGTGGATAATGTCCTGTGCATGTGCTACGCCTTCTCCGTGTTCGTCCGCCTCTGTTTCTTCTCAAGCG GGATCCCATTCATGTACCGTGGCCTGCCCTGCATCTACTCGTCGGCCATCCTGTCCAGTGCCTCTCTGCTGTCAGGGGGTAACATGGCCATGCTGCGGGTCGTCGCAGTGGCCATGATCCTCTTCATGATCAGCCAGAACTTCTACCCCCATGACAGAGTGCTGGAATCCCAGGCCTGGAAGAAAGTTGTTTACGCTGGAG gcATCATCGTGTTGTTCTGCTCTTCTTTCTCCCCTGTTTGCGTGTACTACCTGCTCTGGTCTATCTCCTATATTTTGTTCCCAACATCCCTTTGGAGCAGTAAAGTGTAA